Within Roseibium sp. HPY-6, the genomic segment GTGTATCGATGCTGACGATCTCCCGGATACGTCCCGGGCGGCGCGACAGCACCACGATCGTGTGCCCAAGCCGCACGGCTTCGGCCAGGTTGTGCGTCACATAGACGGCGGTAAAGGGCTGCCGCGTCCAGAGGGCGACCAGATCATCCATCAGCAATTCGCGGGTCTGGGCATCAAGCGCGGAAAGCGGTTCATCCATCAGCATGACGGCCGGATTGACGGCAAGCGCGCGGGCGATCGCCACCCGTTGTTTCATGCCACCGGAGAGCTGCTTCGGCAGTGCGTCGGCAAAGTCGGCCAGTTTCGTGCGGGTCAGCACATCATCGATGATCACCTTGGAGCGCTTGCCGCGAATGCCGTGATCTTCAAGCACAAGCGAGATGTTACCCTTTACCGTGCGCCACGGCAGCAGCGCAAAATCCTGGAAGACGAATGTCAGCGGATTAAGACTGTCACTCGGCGGAGCCCCGAGTTGCAGGACACGCCCGCTGCCCGGTCGTTCAAGGCCGCCAATCAGACGCAAGAGCGTCGACTTCCCGCACCCCGAAGGACCGACGAGGCACACGATTTGACCTGTCGGGATCTCCAGAGAGATGTCGCGCAGCACTTCGGTATCGCCGTAAAAATGGCAGATGCCATCCAGCCTGATGTCCATGCCCATATGTAACCGCCTGATGGAGCCGGATAAAAACGCTGCGGCGGCCACTGCCTCGGACCGCCGCTCCGTCTCGGAATTTAGCCCTCGTAGGTCTCCACGTAGCTGCCGTCGACAAGCGTATCGAGTGTGATGTCTTTGCCGACAAGATCTTCGGACTGAAACCACTCCAACTGGTCGCGTAAGGACGCGATATTCAGCTTCGAGCCTTCGTTGATCCGCATCGTTCCATTGATGATCGAAGGCGCTGCCTTTTCACGCGGGCGGTCGGTGTAGACGTATTTGTGGATCAGATCGACCATCTCGTTGACGCCGTCGTCGCCGCCTGCCTTGCCGATCATGGTTGAATTGTAATCGCTAACGCCTTTGCCGAACCCGGTCAGGAAGTCCTTGGTCTGGTCGCGCTCGTCGGCGGCATTCTTGGCCGATGTGAACACCGTGGTCACCTGGTATCCTGGAAGGTAATCGGAAATGTCGCCAATAATGTGAACGGCTCCGGAGCCGGCCAGCGGCTTGGCAATGTGCGGGACGATCGACCAGGCATCGATCTGTCCTGACTTGAGCGCGCCGATGATCGCGCCAACCTTCTGCAGCGGCTTGAAGGACATCTCGACGCCCTCAGCCTGGGCAACCTTCGAGCCCATGTAGTGGAAGGATGACCCGGCGGTCGACATACCGAAAGTCTTTCCGCTGAGTTGCGCCGGGGATGTCAAACCGGCCTTGAAGGCAGCATCTGAAGCAAGGATCTTCTGGCCGTCAATGCCCTTTTCTTCGCTGAGCGCACCACCGATGACCTTGATTGCACCCTTGTCGGCGAGCGAAATCAGGCCACCGGAAACAGCCGTCACTGCGTAGTCGACATCGCCAGAGGCAATTGCCACCG encodes:
- a CDS encoding ABC transporter substrate-binding protein, whose protein sequence is MKFNRRQTLGLMGAAAATTLAAPAIAQNKKIVVGALRFTSHSGSFIALERGYFNDAGLDVELKFFQAAQPMAVAIASGDVDYAVTAVSGGLISLADKGAIKVIGGALSEEKGIDGQKILASDAAFKAGLTSPAQLSGKTFGMSTAGSSFHYMGSKVAQAEGVEMSFKPLQKVGAIIGALKSGQIDAWSIVPHIAKPLAGSGAVHIIGDISDYLPGYQVTTVFTSAKNAADERDQTKDFLTGFGKGVSDYNSTMIGKAGGDDGVNEMVDLIHKYVYTDRPREKAAPSIINGTMRINEGSKLNIASLRDQLEWFQSEDLVGKDITLDTLVDGSYVETYEG
- a CDS encoding ABC transporter ATP-binding protein, coding for MDIRLDGICHFYGDTEVLRDISLEIPTGQIVCLVGPSGCGKSTLLRLIGGLERPGSGRVLQLGAPPSDSLNPLTFVFQDFALLPWRTVKGNISLVLEDHGIRGKRSKVIIDDVLTRTKLADFADALPKQLSGGMKQRVAIARALAVNPAVMLMDEPLSALDAQTRELLMDDLVALWTRQPFTAVYVTHNLAEAVRLGHTIVVLSRRPGRIREIVSIDTPIGERRAGDPVCQRKHDLLWELMREEARAADEELIDG